A single region of the Nicotiana sylvestris chromosome 6, ASM39365v2, whole genome shotgun sequence genome encodes:
- the LOC104245912 gene encoding probable polygalacturonase At1g80170, with protein sequence MGALRSSSFSYFTFSSYSFLLSLLYTTIYSFLLLPNVNSFHPVIHQFPTLNNITGRSRTLIYVNEFGAKGDGITDDTKSFHDVWKIACSSPLRPKIVIPSGYSFLVRPIDFVGPCRSKVSLSIAGSIVAPKDPQVWDGLNPHKWLYFFKVKYLTVEGGGTVNGMGQKWWSSSCKINTTNPCRHAPTAMTFHKCNNLKVRDIRMLNSQQMHISISKCIHVEVSHLIVQAPAKSPNTDGIHISSSIHVGIRDSSIGTGDDCISIVGNSSRILVKNIACGPGHGISIGSLGKSNSWSQVHDVSVDGAYLSNTENGVRIKTWQGGSGFVRKIAFANLWMENVSNPIIIDQYYCDSRQACPNQTLAISINSVSFVGIRGSSATKNAITFACSDSSPCRNLYLEDIQLVSFLEFPTTSFCWNAYGSTSGLNNPSSCFPSGETIIQLPTELSNLSKSI encoded by the exons ATGGGGGCGCTGAGATCTTCTTCCTTCTCTTACTTCACTTTTTCTTCTTATTCATTTTTGTTATCACTATTATATACTACTATCTATTCCTTCTTGCTTTTACCAAATGTGAACAGTTTCCATCCCGTGATTCATCAGTTCCCTACATTGAACAACATAACAGGCAGATCAAGAACCCTTATTTACGTTAATGAGTTTGGAGCCAAAGGAGATGGCATAACCGATGACACTAAG TCTTTTCATGATGTCTGGAAAATCGCATGTTCTTCACCATTACGACCAAAAATAGTAATCCCAAGTGGATATTCTTTTCTAGTTCGACCAATTGATTTTGTTGGGCCTTGCCGGTCAAAGGTGTCTCTATCA ATTGCAGGTTCAATTGTTGCACCGAAAGATCCTCAAGTCTGGGATGGTTTGAATCCACATAAATGGCTTTATTTCTTTAAAGTGAAATACCTGACTGTAGAAGGAGGAGGAACAGTTAACGGGATGGGCCAGAAATGGTGGTCTAGTTCATGCAAAATTAATACAACCAAT CCCTGTCGACATGCTCCAACA gcTATGACTTTCCACAAATGCAACAATCTGAAAGTGAGGGACATAAGGATGTTAAATAGTCAACAAATGCATATATCAATTTCTAAATGTATACATGTTGAAGTATCACATCTCATAGTACAAGCACCAGCTAAGAGCCCTAACACAGATGGAATTCACATAAGCTCATCTATACATGTTGGTATCAGAGATAGCAGTATTGGCACAG GAGATGACTGTATATCTATAGTGGGCAATTCTTCAAGAATCTTGGTCAAAAACATTGCTTGTGGACCAGGCCATGGTATAAG CATTGGAAGCTTGGGAAAGTCAAACTCATGGTCTCAAGTGCACGATGTCAGTGTTGATGGAGCATATCTTTCCAACACAGAAAATGGTGTTAGGATAAAGACTTGGCAG GGAGGTAGTGGGTTTGTCAGAAAGATTGCTTTTGCGAATTTGTGGATGGAAAATGTGTCAAATCCCATTATAATAGATCAATATTATTGTGATTCTCGACAGGCCTGCCCAAACCAG ACTTTGGCTATTAGCATTAACAGTGTATCCTTTGTGGGTATTAGAGGATCTTCAGCAACAAAAAATGCAATAACATTTGCCTGCAGTGATAGCTCCCCCTGTAGAAATCTATATTTGGAAGATATCCAACTTGTTtcatttttggagtttcccaCAACATCGTTTTGCTGGAATGCATATGGCTCAACCTCAGGATTAAACAATCCCTCATCTTGTTTTCCCTCTGGTGAAACCATTATTCAGCTTCCCACAGAATTATCCAACTTGAGCAAGTCCATTTGA